A genomic region of Homalodisca vitripennis isolate AUS2020 chromosome 5, UT_GWSS_2.1, whole genome shotgun sequence contains the following coding sequences:
- the LOC124361994 gene encoding protein TsetseEP-like, translated as MRYLAWTLVVIIVWGFSANSSLADTELEENQVEAIAEEEGSSLPEDLLDGETEEEGLNTAGLETRRRRIGKLKPKPQPKPAPPPAPKVKPKPKPKPKTKPTAKPTPKPTPKTTPKPTPKPTEKATPKPTEKATPKPTEKPTSKSTQEPPSLEKGKKSETEYTADPKNDESWNQFTNSFLYGLGDGVGSELAHQAADTLLTCRHQLIEKNSTSLNDCDPFIDLQNDLQEKETNGQEETTHVQDETSDGQYDTSNFDDRRSCDPGKFAQQPPIQDAVNVSGA; from the exons ATGAGATATTTGGCATGGACTCTGGTGGTGATCATAGTGTGGGGCTTTTCG GCAAACTCAAGCCTTGCAGATACTGAGTTAGAAGAAAACCAAGTAGAGGCAATCGCTGAAGAAGAGGGCTCGAGTCTTCCCGAAGATTTACTCGATGGCGAGACGGAGGAGGAAGGACTGAACACCGCCGGACTTGAAACCCGCCGAAGACGTATCGGAAAGCTAAAACCAAAACCTCAGCCTAAGCCAGCGCCACCGCCAGCGCCAAAGGTGAAGCCAAAGCCAAAGccaaaaccaaaaacaaaaccTACAGCAAAGCCAACACCAAAACCGACGCCAAAAACAACTCCAAAACCGACCCCAAAGCCGACAGAAAAAGCAACACCAAAGCCGACAGAAAAAGCAACCCCAAAACCTACAGAAAAACCAACGTCAAAATCTACACAAGAACCGCCATCACTTGAAAAGGGAAAGAAATCCGAAACTGAATACACTGCTGATCCGAAAAATGACGAATCTTGGAACCAATTTACCAACTCATTCTTATATGGATTAGGTGATGGAGTGGGTTCTGAATTAGCACATCAAGCTGCAGATACTTTACTGACATGTCGACATCAACTGATAGAAAAAAATAGCACTAGTCTTAATGACTGTGATCCGTTTATTGACTTACAAAATGATTTGCAAGAGAAAGAAACAAATGGACAGGAGGAAACAACACATGTTCAAGATGAAACATCTGACGGTCAATATGATACATCAAATTTTGATGACCGGAGGAGCTGTGATCCAGGAAAGTTCGCTCAGCAGCCACCCATCCAGGACGCAGTCAATGTCAGCggtgcttga